The Thalassophryne amazonica chromosome 6, fThaAma1.1, whole genome shotgun sequence genome includes a region encoding these proteins:
- the ythdf1 gene encoding YTH domain-containing family protein 1 isoform X2: MTSKGQDGAKAFPISVQNGSLHQKDTVHDSDFEPYLTGQSNQNNSYQSMTDPYLPSYYAPSIGFPYPLSEAPWSTGGDPPIPYLTPYAPLSNGDHHFMHDTVFGQPGGLSSSIYPHRFNFFPENPAFSAWGTSGSQGQQTQSSAYGGNYSYPPSSLGGTIVPDGQTGFHSDNLSKAPGMNSLEQGMLGLKIGGDVTGSGSGVKTAGSVIGGNGSVAAAVATGNGGTPVGMPSPKPASWASIASKPAKMQQQKSKSKTGTVIPGGPLPPPPPIKHNMDIDTWDNKGTKVVSPLPPHHHQPHQPPQLHSHTTSLIPPLQQSLQSAQSLVQQMTMQGPLPPLPQSYQNHNSAPSPQTRWIAPRNRNMCYSGGSLDSSGSSNGGGVGNGGGPGLPPGSELRSESHPVLEKLRAAHSYNPKEFDWNLKNGRVFIIKSYSEDDIHRSIKYSIWCSTEHGNKRLDSAYRAMNAKGPVYLLYSVNGSGHFCGVAEMRSPVDYGTSAGVWAQDKWKGKFDVNWLFVKDVPNSQLRHIRLENNDNKPVTNSRDTQEVPLEKAKQVLKIISQYKHTTSIFDDFSHYEKKQEEEEVVKKSYEPASIQSRARMDQDRQK; encoded by the exons ATG ACATCAAAAGGACAAGATGGTGCTAAAG CTTTTCCCATTTCAGTGCAGAATGgctcactccaccagaaggacacaGTCCATGACAGTGACTTTGAGCCCTATCTCACGGGCCAGTCCAATCAG AACAACAGCTATCAATCCATGACAGACCCATACCTACCCAGTTACTATGCCCCCTCCATTGGATTTCCTTACCCTCTCAGTGAGGCGCCTTGGTCGACAGGAGGTGATCCGCCAATTCCCTACCTTACACCCTATGCTCCCCTCAGCAATGGTGACCATCACTTCATGCACGATACAGTTTTTGGGCAGCCTGGTGGGCTCAGTAGTAGCATTTATCCTCACCGGTTTAACTTTTTCCCAGAGAACCCCGCCTTTTCAGCCTGGGGTACCAGTGGTTCTCAGGGACAGCAGACTCAGAGTTCTGCCTATGGGGGGAATTACAGCTATCCCCCCAGTTCTCTGGGAGGAACCATAGTCCCTGATGGCCAAACTGGTTTCCATAGTGACAACTTGAGTAAGGCTCCTGGTATGAACAGTCTAGAGCAGGGTATGCTAGGTCTAAAAATAGGTGGCGATGTGACTGGAAGTGGCTCTGGTGTGAAGACTGCAGGCTCTGTGATTGGTGGCAACGGAAGTGTAGCTGCTGCTGTTGCTACGGGTAATGGCGGCACACCAGTTGGAATGCCCTCTCCTAAACCTGCATCGTGGGCTTCTATTGCCAGTAAACCTGCCAAGATGCAGCAACAAAAGTCCAAAAGCAAGACTGGCACAGTTATACCTGGAGGaccacttcctcctcctcctcccattAAACACAACATGGACATTGATACATGGGATAACAAGGGGACAAAAGTTGTGTCCCCTTTGCCCCCTCACCACCACCAACCGCACCAGCCACCACAGCTCCACTCCCATACTACCAGTCTCATCCCTCCTCTTCAACAGTCGCTACAGTCTGCCCAGTCTCTGGTGCAGCAGATGACCATGCAGGGTCCTCTACCTCCTCTTCCGCAGTCTTACCAGAACCACAactctgctccatcaccccagaCCCGCTGGATAGCCCCACGCAATCGCAACATGTGCTACAGTGGTGGAAGTTTGGACAGCAGTGGCTCCTCCAATGGTGGTGGTGTTGGTAATGGAGGTGGCCCAGGTCTGCCTCCAGGATCAGAGCTGAGGTCAGAGTCCCATCCTGTGCTGGAGAAGCTTCGAGCAGCCCACAGCTACAATCCCAAGGAGTTTGACTGGAACCTGAAAAACGGCCGTGTGTTCATCATCAAGAGCTACTCTGAGGACGACATCCACCGCTCCATCAAGTACTCCATCTGGTGCAGCACGGAGCATGGAAATAAACGTTTGGACTCGGCCTACAGAGCCATGAACGCTAAAGGTCCCGTCTACTTGTTGTATAGTGTCAACGGCAGTGGGCATTTCTGCGGCGTGGCCGAGATGCGCTCACCTGTGGACTACGGCACCAGCGCGGGCGTTTGGGCACAGGACAAGTGGAAGGGCAAGTTTGACGTGAACTGGTTGTTTGTTAAGGATGTGCCCAACAGTCAGCTGCGCCACATCCGTCTGGAGAACAACGACAACAAGCCAGTCACCAACTCTCGCGACACTCAAGAGGTTCCTTTGGAAAAAGCAAAGCAGGTGCTCAAGATTATTTCCCAGTACAAACACACCACCTCCATCTTTGATGACTTTTCTCACTATGAGAAGAagcaggaggaggaagaggtTGTGAAAAAG AGTTATGAGCCTGCCTCTATACAAAGCAGAGCCAGAATGGATCAG GATCGTCAGAAATAA
- the ythdf1 gene encoding YTH domain-containing family protein 1 isoform X1: MMSATSIDPQTSKGQDGAKAFPISVQNGSLHQKDTVHDSDFEPYLTGQSNQNNSYQSMTDPYLPSYYAPSIGFPYPLSEAPWSTGGDPPIPYLTPYAPLSNGDHHFMHDTVFGQPGGLSSSIYPHRFNFFPENPAFSAWGTSGSQGQQTQSSAYGGNYSYPPSSLGGTIVPDGQTGFHSDNLSKAPGMNSLEQGMLGLKIGGDVTGSGSGVKTAGSVIGGNGSVAAAVATGNGGTPVGMPSPKPASWASIASKPAKMQQQKSKSKTGTVIPGGPLPPPPPIKHNMDIDTWDNKGTKVVSPLPPHHHQPHQPPQLHSHTTSLIPPLQQSLQSAQSLVQQMTMQGPLPPLPQSYQNHNSAPSPQTRWIAPRNRNMCYSGGSLDSSGSSNGGGVGNGGGPGLPPGSELRSESHPVLEKLRAAHSYNPKEFDWNLKNGRVFIIKSYSEDDIHRSIKYSIWCSTEHGNKRLDSAYRAMNAKGPVYLLYSVNGSGHFCGVAEMRSPVDYGTSAGVWAQDKWKGKFDVNWLFVKDVPNSQLRHIRLENNDNKPVTNSRDTQEVPLEKAKQVLKIISQYKHTTSIFDDFSHYEKKQEEEEVVKKSYEPASIQSRARMDQDRQK; encoded by the exons ATGATGTCTGCCACGAGTATTGACCCTCAG ACATCAAAAGGACAAGATGGTGCTAAAG CTTTTCCCATTTCAGTGCAGAATGgctcactccaccagaaggacacaGTCCATGACAGTGACTTTGAGCCCTATCTCACGGGCCAGTCCAATCAG AACAACAGCTATCAATCCATGACAGACCCATACCTACCCAGTTACTATGCCCCCTCCATTGGATTTCCTTACCCTCTCAGTGAGGCGCCTTGGTCGACAGGAGGTGATCCGCCAATTCCCTACCTTACACCCTATGCTCCCCTCAGCAATGGTGACCATCACTTCATGCACGATACAGTTTTTGGGCAGCCTGGTGGGCTCAGTAGTAGCATTTATCCTCACCGGTTTAACTTTTTCCCAGAGAACCCCGCCTTTTCAGCCTGGGGTACCAGTGGTTCTCAGGGACAGCAGACTCAGAGTTCTGCCTATGGGGGGAATTACAGCTATCCCCCCAGTTCTCTGGGAGGAACCATAGTCCCTGATGGCCAAACTGGTTTCCATAGTGACAACTTGAGTAAGGCTCCTGGTATGAACAGTCTAGAGCAGGGTATGCTAGGTCTAAAAATAGGTGGCGATGTGACTGGAAGTGGCTCTGGTGTGAAGACTGCAGGCTCTGTGATTGGTGGCAACGGAAGTGTAGCTGCTGCTGTTGCTACGGGTAATGGCGGCACACCAGTTGGAATGCCCTCTCCTAAACCTGCATCGTGGGCTTCTATTGCCAGTAAACCTGCCAAGATGCAGCAACAAAAGTCCAAAAGCAAGACTGGCACAGTTATACCTGGAGGaccacttcctcctcctcctcccattAAACACAACATGGACATTGATACATGGGATAACAAGGGGACAAAAGTTGTGTCCCCTTTGCCCCCTCACCACCACCAACCGCACCAGCCACCACAGCTCCACTCCCATACTACCAGTCTCATCCCTCCTCTTCAACAGTCGCTACAGTCTGCCCAGTCTCTGGTGCAGCAGATGACCATGCAGGGTCCTCTACCTCCTCTTCCGCAGTCTTACCAGAACCACAactctgctccatcaccccagaCCCGCTGGATAGCCCCACGCAATCGCAACATGTGCTACAGTGGTGGAAGTTTGGACAGCAGTGGCTCCTCCAATGGTGGTGGTGTTGGTAATGGAGGTGGCCCAGGTCTGCCTCCAGGATCAGAGCTGAGGTCAGAGTCCCATCCTGTGCTGGAGAAGCTTCGAGCAGCCCACAGCTACAATCCCAAGGAGTTTGACTGGAACCTGAAAAACGGCCGTGTGTTCATCATCAAGAGCTACTCTGAGGACGACATCCACCGCTCCATCAAGTACTCCATCTGGTGCAGCACGGAGCATGGAAATAAACGTTTGGACTCGGCCTACAGAGCCATGAACGCTAAAGGTCCCGTCTACTTGTTGTATAGTGTCAACGGCAGTGGGCATTTCTGCGGCGTGGCCGAGATGCGCTCACCTGTGGACTACGGCACCAGCGCGGGCGTTTGGGCACAGGACAAGTGGAAGGGCAAGTTTGACGTGAACTGGTTGTTTGTTAAGGATGTGCCCAACAGTCAGCTGCGCCACATCCGTCTGGAGAACAACGACAACAAGCCAGTCACCAACTCTCGCGACACTCAAGAGGTTCCTTTGGAAAAAGCAAAGCAGGTGCTCAAGATTATTTCCCAGTACAAACACACCACCTCCATCTTTGATGACTTTTCTCACTATGAGAAGAagcaggaggaggaagaggtTGTGAAAAAG AGTTATGAGCCTGCCTCTATACAAAGCAGAGCCAGAATGGATCAG GATCGTCAGAAATAA